The following proteins are encoded in a genomic region of Methanobrevibacter oralis:
- the ehaA gene encoding energy-converting NiFe hydrogenase A subunit EhaA, with product MFDLIGDMLLFASYGNYNALANISISYFDVFLVYIVVIITSIVAGLVLKLPLLPSEPKRYSFDVSALYPTPIIAIGILSIFLVLNYTFMYNGLLLAIIIGILSALFVKYLFYIVFPKVVGNGDDVYE from the coding sequence ATGTTTGATTTAATAGGGGATATGTTGTTGTTCGCTTCATATGGTAATTATAATGCTTTAGCTAATATTTCAATAAGTTATTTTGATGTATTTTTAGTTTATATTGTTGTCATTATCACATCAATAGTTGCAGGATTAGTTTTAAAACTTCCATTATTGCCTAGTGAACCAAAGAGATATTCTTTTGATGTAAGTGCATTATATCCAACTCCTATAATAGCTATTGGTATTTTATCAATTTTTTTAGTTTTAAATTATACTTTTATGTATAATGGTTTATTATTAGCTATTATTATAGGAATTTTATCTGCTTTATTTGTGAAATATTTATTTTATATTGTATTTCCAAAAGTGGTAGGTAATGGAGATGATGTGTATGAATGA
- a CDS encoding NAD-dependent epimerase/dehydratase family protein has translation MKNKHVIVTGGAGFIGSYIVDKLLDENKVTIIDNFSTGKMDNLNNPTHENLEVIKEDLNTADLNGILKNKDYVFHLAAMASVPLSVENPEKCNENNVTSTIKLLHACVKNDIKKIIFSSSSAVYGQNPNIPLKESEALMPTSPYAASKASCELYLKSFYESYGLNYTALRYFNVFGPKQDKNSQYAAVIPNFISTIIEKTQPVIYGDGKQTRDFVYIKDVVNANIAACKSDFNGVVNVASGEKLTINKLYNIIKDTLESDIEAKYLPKRAGDIKHSLADVNNLKKINYQIKSKDFEKNLQETVNWFKKEL, from the coding sequence ATGAAGAATAAACACGTTATTGTAACTGGTGGAGCTGGTTTTATAGGTTCATATATTGTTGATAAACTTTTAGATGAAAATAAAGTAACAATCATCGATAATTTCTCAACAGGAAAAATGGATAACCTAAACAATCCAACTCATGAAAATTTAGAAGTAATAAAAGAGGACTTAAATACTGCAGATTTAAATGGGATTCTTAAAAATAAAGATTATGTTTTTCACCTTGCAGCTATGGCTAGTGTGCCATTAAGTGTTGAAAATCCAGAAAAATGTAATGAAAATAATGTTACTTCCACAATAAAACTATTACATGCTTGTGTTAAAAATGATATTAAAAAAATCATTTTTTCATCATCTTCAGCAGTTTATGGGCAAAATCCAAACATTCCTTTAAAAGAAAGTGAAGCATTAATGCCAACTTCCCCCTATGCAGCATCTAAAGCCAGCTGTGAATTATATCTTAAATCGTTTTATGAAAGTTATGGTTTAAATTATACTGCTCTTAGATACTTTAATGTATTTGGACCAAAACAGGACAAAAATTCCCAATATGCTGCGGTTATTCCTAACTTTATAAGTACAATTATTGAAAAAACCCAACCAGTAATTTATGGTGATGGAAAACAAACTAGAGACTTTGTTTATATAAAAGATGTTGTAAATGCCAATATTGCAGCTTGTAAAAGTGATTTTAATGGAGTTGTAAATGTTGCATCTGGAGAAAAATTAACAATTAATAAATTATATAATATTATTAAAGATACACTTGAAAGTGATATTGAAGCTAAATATCTTCCCAAAAGAGCAGGGGACATTAAACACTCATTAGCTGATGTTAATAACTTAAAAAAAATTAATTACCAAATTAAGTCGAAAGACTTCGAAAAAAATTTACAAGAAACTGTAAATTGGTTTAAAAAAGAATTATAG
- a CDS encoding CPBP family intramembrane glutamic endopeptidase, which produces MDKRITDFNIRLRTIRLRELFVVIIIAFILNSIVGNIIPVFDSNDDLYTILLTIFVLIFFIWALSGTKGLKNDFNNLLQVDNKRKIIYILVINLFFASLIAYLISSADWIHGLIDPSFIPDLDFDTPLLSSSDFIYLTIASVFCAPIIEELTFRGVLFNRLKIRIGIIPAIIISSILFGIGHEFGGIISATLFGMCMCIIYLETDNILIPISIHFLNNTIAVIIETTNAEMYVINTAFIIPLTILTIIFSFLLLKYIYKELMKIRKKDKEASGSRN; this is translated from the coding sequence ATGGATAAACGTATTACAGACTTTAATATTAGACTTAGGACAATCCGATTAAGAGAATTGTTCGTTGTAATTATTATTGCATTTATATTAAATTCAATAGTAGGAAATATAATTCCGGTTTTTGATAGCAACGATGATTTATACACGATTTTATTAACAATATTCGTGTTAATATTTTTTATTTGGGCATTGTCAGGTACCAAAGGTCTTAAAAATGACTTTAATAACCTCCTTCAAGTAGACAATAAAAGAAAAATAATTTATATTCTTGTTATAAATTTATTTTTTGCATCACTCATTGCATATTTAATATCTAGCGCTGATTGGATTCATGGATTAATAGATCCAAGTTTTATTCCAGATTTAGACTTTGATACTCCTCTTTTAAGCTCATCTGATTTCATATATTTAACAATAGCATCAGTATTTTGTGCACCAATTATTGAGGAATTAACTTTTAGAGGAGTTTTATTCAATAGATTAAAAATAAGAATAGGAATAATTCCAGCTATAATAATATCCTCCATATTATTTGGAATTGGTCATGAATTTGGAGGAATAATAAGTGCAACTTTATTTGGAATGTGTATGTGTATAATTTATTTAGAAACAGACAACATTTTAATTCCAATAAGCATTCACTTTTTAAATAATACAATTGCCGTAATAATTGAAACAACAAATGCAGAGATGTATGTAATAAATACTGCATTTATTATACCATTAACAATACTTACAATAATATTTTCATTTCTATTATTGAAATATATATATAAAGAGTTAATGAAAATAAGAAAAAAAGATAAAGAAGCTAGTGGAAGCCGCAATTAG
- a CDS encoding helix-turn-helix domain-containing protein, whose product MFILNDYNKDIGNRIKELRELSDISIKEVANSLNIDEETYISYENGKIDIPASFLYELSNMFEVDLGLLLTGEESRMSIFDVTRANKGIAVERRKEYEHENLCNKFINKKAETFIVTVDPEKDPVPSLNSHPGQEFNYVLEGSLKIYIHNNEIILNEGDSIFFDSTHRHAMVALNDKPAKFLAIII is encoded by the coding sequence GTGTTTATATTGAATGATTATAATAAAGATATTGGAAATAGAATTAAAGAATTAAGAGAGCTTTCCGATATTTCAATAAAAGAAGTTGCAAATAGCTTAAATATTGATGAGGAAACATACATCAGCTATGAAAATGGAAAGATAGATATTCCAGCTAGTTTTTTATATGAACTCTCAAATATGTTTGAAGTAGATTTAGGCTTACTTTTAACTGGTGAAGAAAGTAGAATGAGTATATTTGATGTTACTCGTGCAAATAAAGGAATTGCAGTTGAAAGACGAAAAGAATATGAACATGAAAACCTATGTAATAAATTTATTAATAAAAAAGCAGAAACCTTCATTGTAACTGTGGATCCTGAAAAAGACCCAGTTCCTTCTTTAAACTCACATCCGGGCCAAGAATTTAATTATGTATTAGAAGGTTCCTTAAAAATATACATTCATAATAATGAAATTATTTTAAACGAAGGAGATTCTATTTTCTTTGATTCAACACATAGACATGCTATGGTCGCACTTAATGATAAACCAGCGAAATTTTTAGCTATTATAATATAA
- a CDS encoding AMP-binding protein, translating into MTSVIGDFVERVDFNSYDDFYKNFKLKYDDDFNFGFDVVDKYAEIDPEKVALIWVNDEDTKHTFTFEDMKKYSNKTANLFKSLGINKGDKVMLTLKNRYEFWFCMVALHKIGAVAIPATHMLKLHDIDFRIKNGEVKLVVSVDEDQLLPDYEETEKELGIELKKLVIDRKRDGWINFDEAIESQSDVFERPTGDDATKADDLFLIYFTSGTSGLPKMVAHKHTYALGHIPTAKYWHNVVEDGIHHTAADSGWGKAAWGNLYGQWIAGTSIFIYDYERFNGIKLLEKVIEHKVNTFCAPPTIYRFLIKEKIEGYDFSNISYVTTAGEPLPPEVSKRFKEISGLTIKEGFGQTETALTIGTYIWLDAKLGSIGKPSPLFNVELLDKSGDEVDIGEEGEICINVKNGANPGLFKEYYKDPKKQAAQWYNGYYHCGDTAWVDEDGYIRFIGRNDDIIKSSGYRIGPYEVESAVLSHEAVTNCAITAYPDEVRGQIVKATIILQPGFEGSEELKKDIQNHVKRVTAPYKYPRLIEFVDEIPETISGKIKRVTIREKDNKN; encoded by the coding sequence ATGACATCTGTTATTGGAGATTTTGTAGAAAGAGTTGACTTTAACTCTTATGATGACTTTTATAAAAATTTTAAATTAAAATATGATGATGACTTTAACTTTGGATTTGATGTTGTTGACAAGTATGCTGAAATTGACCCTGAAAAAGTAGCTTTAATTTGGGTTAATGATGAAGATACAAAACATACATTTACATTTGAAGACATGAAAAAATACAGTAATAAAACCGCAAACCTATTTAAAAGTTTAGGCATTAATAAAGGAGATAAAGTAATGCTTACTTTAAAAAACAGATATGAATTTTGGTTCTGTATGGTTGCATTACATAAAATCGGAGCAGTTGCAATTCCAGCAACACATATGTTAAAACTTCATGATATTGACTTTAGAATAAAAAATGGTGAAGTAAAATTAGTTGTATCGGTGGATGAAGACCAATTACTTCCAGATTATGAAGAAACAGAAAAAGAATTAGGTATTGAATTAAAAAAACTTGTAATTGATAGAAAAAGAGATGGTTGGATAAACTTTGATGAAGCTATTGAAAGTCAAAGTGACGTCTTTGAAAGACCAACTGGTGATGATGCAACAAAAGCTGATGACCTTTTCTTAATCTATTTCACATCTGGAACTAGTGGACTTCCTAAAATGGTAGCACACAAACATACATATGCATTAGGTCATATCCCGACTGCTAAATATTGGCACAATGTTGTAGAAGACGGAATACACCATACTGCAGCGGACAGTGGTTGGGGAAAAGCCGCTTGGGGAAATCTTTATGGTCAATGGATTGCAGGAACCAGTATTTTCATTTATGATTATGAAAGGTTTAATGGAATTAAATTACTTGAAAAAGTTATTGAACATAAAGTAAATACTTTCTGTGCTCCACCTACAATTTATAGATTCTTAATTAAAGAAAAAATCGAAGGATATGATTTTTCAAACATTAGCTATGTTACAACAGCCGGTGAACCGCTTCCTCCAGAAGTATCTAAAAGATTTAAAGAAATCTCAGGTTTAACTATTAAAGAAGGATTTGGACAAACTGAAACTGCATTAACTATTGGAACATATATTTGGTTAGATGCTAAATTAGGTTCAATTGGAAAACCTAGTCCATTATTTAATGTTGAACTGTTAGATAAAAGTGGTGATGAAGTAGATATTGGAGAAGAAGGAGAAATCTGCATTAACGTTAAAAATGGAGCAAATCCTGGATTATTTAAAGAATATTATAAAGATCCTAAAAAACAAGCTGCACAATGGTATAATGGATACTACCATTGTGGAGATACTGCATGGGTAGATGAAGATGGGTATATCAGATTTATCGGAAGAAATGATGATATTATTAAAAGTTCTGGATATCGTATTGGACCTTATGAAGTAGAAAGTGCAGTTTTATCACATGAAGCTGTAACTAACTGTGCAATTACAGCTTATCCTGATGAAGTTCGAGGCCAAATTGTAAAAGCAACTATTATATTGCAACCAGGCTTTGAAGGATCAGAAGAACTTAAAAAGGACATCCAAAATCATGTTAAAAGAGTTACTGCCCCTTATAAATATCCAAGATTAATTGAATTTGTTGATGAAATCCCAGAAACTATAAGTGGTAAAATAAAAAGAGTGACAATCAGAGAGAAAGATAATAAAAACTAA